Part of the Rhizobium rosettiformans genome is shown below.
ATGTATGCCTTCGGCTTTTCGATCAACGCGCTGACCCTCTTTGGCCTTGTCCTGGCGATCGGCATTGTGGTCGACGATGCGATCGTCGTGGTCGAAAATGTCGAGCGCAACATCGAAAATGGACTTTCGCCGCGCGAGGCCACCTATCGCGCGATGAAAGAGGTATCCGGACCGATCATTGCCATTGCTCTCGTCCTCGTCGCCGTCTTCGTGCCACTTGCCTTTATCTCTGGGCTTTCGGGACAGTTCTACCGGCAATTCGCCCTGACGATTGCCATATCGACGGTCATTTCAGCGATCAACTCGCTGACGCTCTCGCCAGCCTTGGCCGCCCTGCTTCTCAAGGACCACCACGCACCGAAGGACCGGTTGACCCGTGTGATGGATCATCTGCTGGGCTGGTTCTTCCGCGGCTTCAACCGGGCCTTTGGTGCAGCCTCCAATGGCTATGGACGCACCGTCGGCGGCCTGCTTGGCAGAAAGAGCCTGGTGATGGTGATCTATCTCGCGCTCGTGGCCATGACCTACGGCATGTTCACGACGGTGCCCGGCGGCTTTGTGCCGGCGCAGGACAAGCAGTATCTCATTGGCTTTGCGCAGTTGCCGGATGGTGCAACGCTTGATCGCAGCGAAGAGGTCATCCGGCGCATGAGCGACATCGCCTTGCAAGAACCGGGCGTGAAGAATGCGCTCGCCTTTCCGGGCCTTTCCATCAACGGCTTCACCATCGGCTCCAATGCCGGCATCGTCTTTGCCGTGCTCGACGATTTTGCGGAGCGCCGGGATCCATCCTTGTCGGGTGGCGCGATTGCCATGTCTCTCAATCAAAAATTTGCAGCCATCGATGGCGCCTTTATCGCCATGTTCCCGCCGCCACCGGTCAACGGCCTCGGATCGACCGGAGGTTTCAAGCTGCAGATCGAAGATCGCGCCGGCTTCGGTTATGAGACGCTCGACGAGACGACAAAGGCGGTTCTTGCCAAGGCCTATCAGACGCCGGAACTCGCCGGCATCTTCTCGAGCTTCCAGGTCAATGTGCCCCAGCTTTTTGCCGATCTCGACCGGGTCAAGTCGCAACAGCTCGGCGTTTCGGTCACGGACGTCTTTCAGACCTTGCAGATCTATCTGGGCTCGCTTTACGTCAATGACTTCAACGCCTTTGGCCGCACCTACAGCGTGCGCGTCCAGGCGGACGCCCAGTTTCGGGCAAAGCCGGAGGATATCGGTCAGCTGAAGGTACGCTCCACAAGCGGCGAAATGATCCCACTTTCGGCATTGTTGAAGGTGGAGACGTCGACCGGACCGGAGCGTACCACACGCTATAACGGCTTTCTTGCAGCAGACATCAATGGCGGACCGGCACCTGGTTATTCCTCAGGCCAGGCCCAGGCGGCGATGGAGAAAATCCTCAATGACACCATGCCCGCCGGCATCGATTTCGAATGGACCGATCTCACCTATCAGCAAATCCTGGCCGGCAATTCGAGCATTGCCGTCTTTCCGCTTGCGCTTCTCCTGGTCTATCTCGTTCTTGCTGCGCAGTATGAGAGCCTGACGCTTCCCTTGTCGATCATCATGATCGTGCCAATGGGCGTCCTCGCTGCACTCATTGGTGTCTGGTACACGGGCGGGGACAACAACATCTTCACCCAGATCGGGCTCGTCGTCTTGGTCGGGTTGTCGGCAAAGAATGCGATCCTGATTGTGGAATTCGCGCGCGAACTCGAATTCGAAGGCCGCACACCGTTCCAGGCGGCGATCGAAGCCAGTCGCCTGCGTCTGCGCCCGATCCTGATGACCTCAATGGCCTTCATCATGGGGGTCATACCGCTTGTGATCTCGACGGGCGCGGGAGCCGAAATGCGGGCTGCCATGGGTGTTGCGGTGTTCTCGGGCATGATCGGCGTAACCGTCTTCGGCATCTTCATGACGCCCGTATTTTACCTCCTGGCCCGCATGCTGAGTGCAAACAGGCCCTTGCGCCAGCACGGGTCAGACGGCGCTGGCGTGCAGCAACTCGCGCCCAAAAACTGACCGGGGTCGGTCGCCAGTCAGCTGTAGGGGATTTCGGGCGGATGCCGTTCATCTGCCCGAAATCTGCAGCGAAGATCCAACCGGCTAGATCACTGCATGACTGTAGGCAAGATACGTGGGCGTTGATCTCATCTGTTTCCGGCTCTCCATGATCGCAACGAGTGCCGCTTTCTTCTTTTTGCGGGAGTGCTCTTCAGCGCAGATGTGCTACCCGATGGTTCAGTGCCCACGCAGCCGCAGGTCGGGGCTGTGACATTCCCGGATCTCGACCGACTCGTCCACTACACCCCGGCGCGGCGCGGTGTGACGCGCGAACACATGCTCATCAACCAATACGAACCTGCGACCCGGCAATAGTTGCCAGAGAGAAGCGCTATCCCGAATTATCAATTGTTCTGGTGAGCGAACGTCTGAGGCTAACCCGTCCAATCTTCCACCCGAAGGCCCGGAACGCGGTCAAATTCCCTTCGGTTGTTCGTCACCATAATCAGCCCACGCGAGCGAGCATGTCCAGCAATCAATTGATCATATGGACCGATCGGAGTTCCACTGCGTGCCAGTTCGGCCCGCAATTGACCCGTATGATTTGCCGCCTGTTCATCGTAAGGCAACACTTCAAGGCGCGCCGCGAAGCCCTCCACAACGGGGAGGTTCTTTTCAGGACTGGCTGACTTTTCCGCTCCGTAAATCAATTCCATCAAACTGACCGAGCTGATGCACAATTGGTCATGGAAACGATTGAATGCCTCGCGCACCTGCTGTGGCCGATTTTTGATCGTGAAAATGCAAATGTTGGTGTCCAGCATGTACTTCAGCATTAAAATGCCTCGCGCTCCTGGGAGGCGGCTTGATCACGTTCACTCATGAAGTCAGTTGTAGCCGCTTCCCCTTCGAACCAGCTGTCCCAGATCTCACCAGCAGGCGCGATAATGCGAGTACGTCCGACGATTACAATATCGACGCGCTTTACATCATCAGGCAAAGCTACTGCCTTTGGAAGACGGATAGCCTGGCTTCGATTGCTCTGGAATACTGCTCCTTGCTCCACCTACGTCCCTCCGGATTGTATCATCAATCGGATGATGTACATACCGCCCCGCCCGGGATATGTCAATGGGATATACGCCGCGCCGCGAGTATCCATAGGCAACATGGCTAACAGAATAATCTACATGAAGGACGGTCAATTAGAATGGTCGGGCACACCGCAGGAAATGTTCAACGATTGTGCTTCCACGTCCTTCGCTCGGTTCATACGTAATGTTGATGACTAGCATTGGAATATGCCAGCAGTGACAGGCGAGATTTCAAGCCAGTTATGTATGATCGGATGGCCGTTGGCCTGTCTTACAGTTAGCGGGCCCAGTACCTCAAACCATTGCGCAGCTGTTGCGCATGTGGTGCTACCGCAAGTCAAGCAACTGTACCGCCTCTGGATGCCACCACGCTGGCAGCAAGGGCGGCAGGTATC
Proteins encoded:
- the vapC gene encoding type II toxin-antitoxin system tRNA(fMet)-specific endonuclease VapC; amino-acid sequence: MLKYMLDTNICIFTIKNRPQQVREAFNRFHDQLCISSVSLMELIYGAEKSASPEKNLPVVEGFAARLEVLPYDEQAANHTGQLRAELARSGTPIGPYDQLIAGHARSRGLIMVTNNRREFDRVPGLRVEDWTG
- the vapB gene encoding type II toxin-antitoxin system VapB family antitoxin, which encodes MEQGAVFQSNRSQAIRLPKAVALPDDVKRVDIVIVGRTRIIAPAGEIWDSWFEGEAATTDFMSERDQAASQEREAF